The following proteins are encoded in a genomic region of Arachis stenosperma cultivar V10309 chromosome 4, arast.V10309.gnm1.PFL2, whole genome shotgun sequence:
- the LOC130976001 gene encoding disease resistance protein RUN1-like isoform X2: protein MALVVGEASSSLTPSPRSFTYHVFLSFRGEDTRTRFTSHLYAALNRNGITTYIDDNNLRKGDVISDELLKAIEESMFAVIVLSPNYASSSWCLDELCKILDCNKKLGQHIVTVFYDVEPSDVRHQKGTFEKAFMKHEQRQNGEKVKRWRNALTQVAAYSGWHPRNRNEAALVESISKHIHEILIPKLPSSMKNLIGIDSRVGQVITLIGLELNDVRYIGIWGMGGIGKTTIARAVFETIRSRFEVACFLADVRERCEKKDITHIQKQLLDQMGISSTALYSEYDGRAILQNSLRLKKVLLVLDDINLEKQLENLAGEQDWFGSGSRIIITTRDQHLLQEQGVHETYEVEGLVEIEAFNLFCSKAFKLPEPTEGFLDLSKEVVNYSGGLPLALKVLGSYLYCRSIEVWHSAIGKIKNSSHSDIIDVLKISYDGLDSMEKNIFLDISCFFKGRSRDYATKILKLCGHHAEIGIDILINRSLVTLEQDKYGEDTLRMHDLIEEMGKLIVNQESPDDASKRSRLWCEDDIDLVLRQNKETKATRSIILYDKRDELYWNDLAFSNICQLKLLILDGVKSPILCNIPCTLRVLHWSGCPMETLPLTDEHYELVEIDLYLSKIVHVWHGKKFLEKLKYLNLSNSHNLKQTPDLSGAPNLETLDLSCCSELNDIHQSLIHHKNLLELNLIKCGSLETLGDKLEMSSLKKLDLYECNSLRKLPEFGECMEQLSILTLSCTGITELPTTIGNLVGLSELDLQGCKRLTCLPDTISGLKSLTALDVSDCPNLLLQSLDSLSTLTSLLLSWNKCVEVPISIHEFPRLRHLDLNDCRNLEFLPELPSSLRELQASRCKSLDASDVNDVISKACCAFAASASQDGDDVMQMLVSGEEIPSWFVHREEGNGITATFPHTETIALAICFRLRSTSRRIRGEPSVICNGEEFITETLLAMPVIGYSPHFFLLCLRSDCFVDQSCQDYLFQMLFPNDYYGDITVESSGARWVCKQDIQDLMKAGTETAT, encoded by the exons ATGGCATTGGTGGTAGGTGAAGCCTCTTCTTCCTTAACTCCTTCCCCAAGATCATTCACCTATCACGTGTTCTTGAGTTTTAGAGGAGAAGACACTCGCACTAGATTCACTAGTCATCTCTATGCTGCTCTTAACAGGAATGGAATCACAACGTATATTGATGACAACAATCTTCGCAAAGGCGATGTTATTTCCGATGAACTCCTGAAAGCAATTGAAGAGTCTATGTTTGCCGTTATAGTTCTCTCACCCAACTATGCTTCTTCCAGTTGGTGTTTGGATGAGCTCTGCAAAATCCTTGACTGCAACAAGAAGCTAGGGCAACACATCGTGACGGTCTTCTATGATGTAGAGCCTTCTGATGTGAGGCACCAGAAAGGAACCTTCGAAAAAGCTTTCATGAAACACGAACAGAGACAAAACGGTGAAAAGGTTAAAAGATGGCGAAATGCGTTAACACAAGTTGCTGCTTATTCTGGTTGGCACCCTAGAAATCG CAATGAGGCAGCACTTGTGGAAAGCATTTCTAAACATATACATGAAATACTGATTCCAAAGTTGCCATCTTCAATGAAGAATCTTATAGGGATTGATTCAAGAGTGGGACAAGTGATTACTCTCATAGGCCTTGAATTGAATGATGTTCGCTATATAGGCATATGGGGAATGGGCGGCATAGGTAAGACAACTATTGCTAGAGCTGTCTTTGAAACTATTCGAAGTAGATTTGAAGTTGCTTGCTTTCTTGCTGACGTAAGGGAGCGATGTGAGAAAAAAGATATTACTCACATACAAAAACAACTTCTTGATCAAATGGGTATTAGTTCAACTGCTCTTTATAGCGAGTATGATGGGAGAGCAATACTTCAAAACTCGTTACGTCTCAAAAAAGTTCTTCTTGTTCTTGATGATATAAATCTTGAAAAGCAATTAGAGAATTTAGCTGGAGAGCAAGATTGGTTTGGTTCTGGCAGCAGAATAATAATTACAACCAGAGACCAACATTTGCTACAGGAACAAGGGGTGCATGAAACTTATGAGGTTGAAGGATTAGTGGAAATTGAAGCCTTTAATCTCTTTTGTTCAAAAGCTTTTAAACTGCCAGAACCTACAGAAGGGTTTTTGGATTTGTCCAAAGAAGTAGTCAATTATAGTGGCGGTCTTCCTTTGGCACTTAAAGTGTTGGGGTCCTATCTTTATTGCAGATCCATTGAAGTTTGGCATAGTGCtattggaaaaataaagaattctTCCCATTCCGATATTATTGATGTATTGAAAATAAGCTATGATGGTTTAGATTCTATGGAAAAGAACATTTTTCTAGATATTTCATGTTTCTTCAAAGGAAGATCAAGAGATTATGCAACaaagatattaaaattatgTGGTCATCATGCGGAAATTGGTATTGATATTTTGATTAATAGATCATTGGTCACATTAGAGCAGGATAAGTACGGGGAGGATACTCTGAGAATGCATGATCTGATTGAAGAAATGGGCAAACTTATTGTAAATCAAGAATCTCCAGATGATGCTAGTAAGCGAAGCAGGCTGTGGTGTGAAGACGATATCGATCTTGTACTTAGACAAAACAAG GAAACTAAAGCAACACGTAGCATTATTCTATACGACAAGCGGGATGAACTGTATTGGAATGATTTAGCTTTCTCAAACATATGTCAGCTAAAGCTCCTCATTTTAGACGGCGTGAAATCTCCCATTCTCTGCAATATTCCCTGTACATTAAGAGTTTTGCATTGGAGTGGTTGTCCAATGGAAACTCTACCCCTTACAGATGAACACTATGaacttgttgaaattgatctgTATCTTAGCAAAATTGTACACGTGTGGCATGGAAAAAAG TTTCTAGAAAAGTTGAAGTACTTAAATCTGTCAAACAGCCACAACCTGAAGCAAACGCCTGATCTTTCTGGGGCTCCCAATCTTGAAACACTTGATCTTTCATGCTGTTCAGAGCTGAATGACATTCACCAATCTCTCATACACCACAAAAACCTTCTTGAATTGAATTTAATCAAGTGTGGAAGTCTCGAAACGCTTGGAGATAAATTAGAGATGAGTTCACTCAAAAAACTAGATCTATATGAGTGCAATAGTTTGAGAAAACTGCCAGAATTTGGGGAATGCATGGAACAGTTATCCATTCTTACTTTGAGTTGTACAGGCATAACAGAGCTACCCACGACGATTGGAAATTTGGTTGGCCTATCTGAGTTGGACTTACAAGGATGCAAAAGGCTTACTTGCCTTCCAGACACCATATCTGGATTAAAGTCCCTCACGGCTTTGGATGTTTCTGACTGCCCAAATCTTCTCCTTCAATCTTTGGATTCTCTGTCTACTCTAACCTCATTGCTTTTATCGTGGAACAAATGTGTGGAGGTTCCAATAAGCATCCATGAATTTCCCAGGCTCAGGCATCTGGACCTAAATGATTGCCGTAATCTGGAGTTTTTGCCGGAGCTTCCATCAAGTCTGAGAGAATTGCAGGCATCGCGTTGTAAGTCACTGGATGCATCCGATGTCAATGATGTTATATCAAAGGCGTGCTGTGCCTTCGCCGCATCAGCTAGCCAAGATGGTGATGACGTCATGCAAATGTTGGTTTCAGGGGAGGAAATACCATCATGGTTTGTCCATAGGGAAGAAGGTAACGGAATAACAGCCACATTTCCACATACTGAAACCATTGCACTTGCTATCTGTTTCCGATTGAGATCAACATCAAGGCGCATCAGAGGAGAGCCTTCGGTTATCTGCAATGGCGAAGAATTCATCACCGAGACTTTACTTGCAATGCCGGTGATTGGATATTCTCCGCATTTTTTCCTTCTATGCTTGAGAAGTGACTGTTTTGTTGACCAATCTTGCCAAGATTATCTCTTCCAAATGTTATTTCCTAATGATTATTATGGAGATATCACAGTAGAGAGTTCAGGAGCCCGCTGGGTATGTAAGCAAGACATTCAAGATTTGATGAAAGCTGGAACTGAAACAGCAACATGA
- the LOC130976001 gene encoding disease resistance protein RUN1-like isoform X1, producing the protein MKNLIGIDSRVGQVITLIGLELNDVRYIGIWGMGGIGKTTIARAVFETIRSRFEVACFLADVRERCEKKDITHIQKQLLDQMGISSTALYSEYDGRAILQNSLRLKKVLLVLDDINLEKQLENLAGEQDWFGSGSRIIITTRDQHLLQEQGVHETYEVEGLVEIEAFNLFCSKAFKLPEPTEGFLDLSKEVVNYSGGLPLALKVLGSYLYCRSIEVWHSAIGKIKNSSHSDIIDVLKISYDGLDSMEKNIFLDISCFFKGRSRDYATKILKLCGHHAEIGIDILINRSLVTLEQDKYGEDTLRMHDLIEEMGKLIVNQESPDDASKRSRLWCEDDIDLVLRQNKETKATRSIILYDKRDELYWNDLAFSNICQLKLLILDGVKSPILCNIPCTLRVLHWSGCPMETLPLTDEHYELVEIDLYLSKIVHVWHGKKFLEKLKYLNLSNSHNLKQTPDLSGAPNLETLDLSCCSELNDIHQSLIHHKNLLELNLIKCGSLETLGDKLEMSSLKKLDLYECNSLRKLPEFGECMEQLSILTLSCTGITELPTTIGNLVGLSELDLQGCKRLTCLPDTISGLKSLTALDVSDCPNLLLQSLDSLSTLTSLLLSWNKCVEVPISIHEFPRLRHLDLNDCRNLEFLPELPSSLRELQASRCKSLDASDVNDVISKACCAFAASASQDGDDVMQMLVSGEEIPSWFVHREEGNGITATFPHTETIALAICFRLRSTSRRIRGEPSVICNGEEFITETLLAMPVIGYSPHFFLLCLRSDCFVDQSCQDYLFQMLFPNDYYGDITVESSGARWVCKQDIQDLMKAGTETAT; encoded by the exons ATGAAGAATCTTATAGGGATTGATTCAAGAGTGGGACAAGTGATTACTCTCATAGGCCTTGAATTGAATGATGTTCGCTATATAGGCATATGGGGAATGGGCGGCATAGGTAAGACAACTATTGCTAGAGCTGTCTTTGAAACTATTCGAAGTAGATTTGAAGTTGCTTGCTTTCTTGCTGACGTAAGGGAGCGATGTGAGAAAAAAGATATTACTCACATACAAAAACAACTTCTTGATCAAATGGGTATTAGTTCAACTGCTCTTTATAGCGAGTATGATGGGAGAGCAATACTTCAAAACTCGTTACGTCTCAAAAAAGTTCTTCTTGTTCTTGATGATATAAATCTTGAAAAGCAATTAGAGAATTTAGCTGGAGAGCAAGATTGGTTTGGTTCTGGCAGCAGAATAATAATTACAACCAGAGACCAACATTTGCTACAGGAACAAGGGGTGCATGAAACTTATGAGGTTGAAGGATTAGTGGAAATTGAAGCCTTTAATCTCTTTTGTTCAAAAGCTTTTAAACTGCCAGAACCTACAGAAGGGTTTTTGGATTTGTCCAAAGAAGTAGTCAATTATAGTGGCGGTCTTCCTTTGGCACTTAAAGTGTTGGGGTCCTATCTTTATTGCAGATCCATTGAAGTTTGGCATAGTGCtattggaaaaataaagaattctTCCCATTCCGATATTATTGATGTATTGAAAATAAGCTATGATGGTTTAGATTCTATGGAAAAGAACATTTTTCTAGATATTTCATGTTTCTTCAAAGGAAGATCAAGAGATTATGCAACaaagatattaaaattatgTGGTCATCATGCGGAAATTGGTATTGATATTTTGATTAATAGATCATTGGTCACATTAGAGCAGGATAAGTACGGGGAGGATACTCTGAGAATGCATGATCTGATTGAAGAAATGGGCAAACTTATTGTAAATCAAGAATCTCCAGATGATGCTAGTAAGCGAAGCAGGCTGTGGTGTGAAGACGATATCGATCTTGTACTTAGACAAAACAAG GAAACTAAAGCAACACGTAGCATTATTCTATACGACAAGCGGGATGAACTGTATTGGAATGATTTAGCTTTCTCAAACATATGTCAGCTAAAGCTCCTCATTTTAGACGGCGTGAAATCTCCCATTCTCTGCAATATTCCCTGTACATTAAGAGTTTTGCATTGGAGTGGTTGTCCAATGGAAACTCTACCCCTTACAGATGAACACTATGaacttgttgaaattgatctgTATCTTAGCAAAATTGTACACGTGTGGCATGGAAAAAAG TTTCTAGAAAAGTTGAAGTACTTAAATCTGTCAAACAGCCACAACCTGAAGCAAACGCCTGATCTTTCTGGGGCTCCCAATCTTGAAACACTTGATCTTTCATGCTGTTCAGAGCTGAATGACATTCACCAATCTCTCATACACCACAAAAACCTTCTTGAATTGAATTTAATCAAGTGTGGAAGTCTCGAAACGCTTGGAGATAAATTAGAGATGAGTTCACTCAAAAAACTAGATCTATATGAGTGCAATAGTTTGAGAAAACTGCCAGAATTTGGGGAATGCATGGAACAGTTATCCATTCTTACTTTGAGTTGTACAGGCATAACAGAGCTACCCACGACGATTGGAAATTTGGTTGGCCTATCTGAGTTGGACTTACAAGGATGCAAAAGGCTTACTTGCCTTCCAGACACCATATCTGGATTAAAGTCCCTCACGGCTTTGGATGTTTCTGACTGCCCAAATCTTCTCCTTCAATCTTTGGATTCTCTGTCTACTCTAACCTCATTGCTTTTATCGTGGAACAAATGTGTGGAGGTTCCAATAAGCATCCATGAATTTCCCAGGCTCAGGCATCTGGACCTAAATGATTGCCGTAATCTGGAGTTTTTGCCGGAGCTTCCATCAAGTCTGAGAGAATTGCAGGCATCGCGTTGTAAGTCACTGGATGCATCCGATGTCAATGATGTTATATCAAAGGCGTGCTGTGCCTTCGCCGCATCAGCTAGCCAAGATGGTGATGACGTCATGCAAATGTTGGTTTCAGGGGAGGAAATACCATCATGGTTTGTCCATAGGGAAGAAGGTAACGGAATAACAGCCACATTTCCACATACTGAAACCATTGCACTTGCTATCTGTTTCCGATTGAGATCAACATCAAGGCGCATCAGAGGAGAGCCTTCGGTTATCTGCAATGGCGAAGAATTCATCACCGAGACTTTACTTGCAATGCCGGTGATTGGATATTCTCCGCATTTTTTCCTTCTATGCTTGAGAAGTGACTGTTTTGTTGACCAATCTTGCCAAGATTATCTCTTCCAAATGTTATTTCCTAATGATTATTATGGAGATATCACAGTAGAGAGTTCAGGAGCCCGCTGGGTATGTAAGCAAGACATTCAAGATTTGATGAAAGCTGGAACTGAAACAGCAACATGA